In Ostrea edulis chromosome 4, xbOstEdul1.1, whole genome shotgun sequence, a single window of DNA contains:
- the LOC125669675 gene encoding tripartite motif-containing protein 45-like, with amino-acid sequence MATATTWAQDIITCDLNCDKPVQQFCNSCQVGLCEDCINKHVKGLKSMKHDIVPFTKRTVQLVFPQCTSHSHQRCEGHCQQCDVPVCMKCVMSSQHKGHDIVDMADIITAKKERIKRETEEIEGDIISKNKKQDSDVEKISTCTAHFSGLIKKGKDQRKQWHLEVDDIFDHLDTLTQSLRDYQITALKSYQSQLRSQNSSMIQTVEENKEILKSNNVSDVNNYKSKLTEFRNIPQVPDVTLPSLKTNTIQGRELSLELEEYKAKLTQSTLSSLTDEASNVSITELLKEAKVITNISANIEPLYKVACAGSDRAWINGTDKMLRCVDIYGTVTDSVTSTCMDFPGDITVNRQGELIYSDAANRTVNIVRHGKIETLITTPRGWHP; translated from the coding sequence ATGGCTACTGCTACCACCTGGGCACAGGACATCATCACCTGTGATCTAAACTGTGACAAGCCTGTCCAGCAATTCTGTAACAGCTGCCAAGTCGGTCTGTGTGAAGACTGCATCAACAAACATGTAAAGGGTCTCAAGTCAATGAAACATGACATCGTTCCCTTCACAAAGCGCACAGTCCAGCTGGTGTTCCCTCAGTGTACATCTCATTCCCACCAGAGATGTGAGGGCCACTGTCAACAGTGTGATGTCCCGGTCTGCATGAAATGTGTCATGAGTTCCCAACATAAAGGTCATGATATAGTGGACATGGCAGACATCATTACCgcgaaaaaagaaagaattaaAAGAGAGACAGAGGAAATTGAAGGCGATATTATTTCCAAGAACAAGAAACAAGATTCTGATGTTGAAAAGATTTCCACATGCACGGCCCACTTCTCTGGTTTAATAAAGAAAGGTAAAGATCAAAGAAAACAATGGCACCTAGAAGTAGATGACATTTTTGACCATCTTGATACCCTAACCCAGTCCCTTAGAGATTACCAAATTACAGCACTGAAATCATACCAGTCCCAGCTCAGAAGTCAGAATTCCAGTATGATCCAAACTGttgaagaaaataaagaaattctGAAGTCCAACAACGTGTCTGATGTCAACAACTACAAATCCAAACTGACTGAATTCAGGAACATCCCACAAGTACCTGATGTAACACTACCATCACTTAAAACCAACACAATCCAAGGGAGAGAACTCAGCCTAGAGTTAGAGGAATACAAAGCTAAACTAACACAGAGCACACTCTCCAGTCTGACAGATGAAGCCTCCAATGTATCTATTACAGAATTATTAAAAGAAGCCAAAGTGATCACAAACATTTCAGCAAATATTGAACCATTATATAAAGTAGCATGCGCTGGATCAGATAGAGCTTGGATTAATGGAACAGACAAAATGTTACGATGTGTTGACATATATGGAACTGTCACTGATTCTGTCACCAGTACATGTATGGATTTCCCTGGTGACATTACAGTGAACAGACAGGGAGAACTGATTTACAGTGATGCTGCTAATAGAACGGTGAACATTGTCAGACACGGGAAGATCGAAACACTGATCACCACACCACGGGGCTGGCATCCATGA